In Scytonema millei VB511283, the genomic stretch TGCGGTGTTGATTAGGCGTAGTATATACGAAAAAGTAGGATATGCAGACGAATCTTTACGGCTCTGTGGAGACTGGTTGCTGTGGGTAAAAATGCTTCTCGTTTCTGATATTGCTTTTATATCAGAACCGCTTAACTATTACCGCGCCCATTCAGAAACAGTAAGATATGAAGCTAGTAGAAATGGGGTCTTTGCTGAGGAAAGCTATCAAATTGTACGTTATATTTTAGCTAACATAATTTGCTCGAAAGAAGTTGTCGAGCAAGTCTGCGAAACGAGAATTCATCGATGGTTGAAAATCATGTTTTCCAAGAACGAGAAAATATCTTGGAAACGCCACTATAAAATCTATAAAGTTGCTAGCGCAGTAGACTCAGAAATCAAGTTTCGACTGACTAAAAAAATTCTTAAAAACCTTTTAGTAAAAGTTTAATTTTTGAGCATTCAGCACATTTCTTAAAGTTGCTTTCGTGAGCTTATTTCACTCTGGACTGTGTTGCTGTAGCTTAAACCTTTTATCCTACGTCAGTTTGTTAGTACTGAATGAAAGAAGAATAACTTACCGACCTAAAAAAAGAAAGGGTAATCTTTATGAAACTTGCAAGCTCAATCCGGTATGGCGGTCAATTAGTGGCAGCAGAAGATTGTAGTTATGATGATTTTTTATTATTAGGTCTTCATTGCCCAGAATGTCAAGAACCTGTGATCCTGCGGAATACTTATCAACGACAACTCCAGAATGGAAAAATCGTTAATATAAGTGCTGCATTTGTTCATAGAAAAGCGATCGATTCAGCAACAGCTCAATTATGCCATTTGCGCGTCAGTCGTTACGATAAGACAGAGATCGAGCATCGTGCTTCGATCGCCAGAGGTCAACGAGAAAAGCTCTTAAATATGTGGTTTTGGGAAGTCTTTGGTGCTTATAGTCCTTCGTTTAATATGTATAAGAATCTTTTACAAAAAGAGGGCTTTCCCAAAAATTTGTCGCCAAGGCTAAAACTCTTTAAGCAGTACGTTAAGGAAAATAAACAACAAATTCTCAAAACCGCCAAATTGCTTGTAGAGAAATCTCCGAGCGTTCTTGACAGAGCTACCTTACTAAATACTTATCCTGATGTAAAAGAGCAAAAAAATCATTTTTTAAAAGTTGCTAGACGTGTTAGTAAACTTAATATCGAACTACACTTAGCTATTTGTTCAGAAGTTTTAGATTTTTTATCACAACCTCGCTCTAACGACCTACTCCTCAAGGTTGCAATGTTGTGCGTATTAGCAACGCACATGAGTGAAGATAGCACTTCGCTAGCAATAGAAGAAGTACTACCAATATCATGGTTTGTATCATGGCTAGTGTTCACCCCGTGGGCAGATGAATTTGCTAAATTATCTGAAAAATCTCGTCCAGAAGAACATACTACACAACAGCTCAAACAGGCAGAAAAGGCTTTGAGGCGTATGGTTAGACAGTGCAGAGCTAGAAAACAACCTTACGACGAGGCTCAGCTTAGGGAGCAGTTGCTTTCTAGTGTTTCAGTTGCTAGAAATTAACTCAACTAACGTAATAACTGACAGATTTAGATTAAAGATACAAAAGGTACTGAGGATGCAACAACAAAAACGCGCATTAATTACTGGCATCACAGGACAAGATGGCTCTTACCTCAGTGAGTTTTTGCTAGAGCAGGGCTATGAAGTGCATGGTATTATTCGTAGAACTTCTACATTTAATACTGACCGAATCGATCATATCTACGAAGATCCGCACCAAAAGGGAGCGCAGTTATTTTTGCACTATGGAGACTTAACTGATGGCACTACATTGCGTCGCATTTTAGAAGAAGTTCAACCAATAGAAATTTATAACTTAGGCTCTCAATCCCATGTGCGCGTGAGTTTTGACTCGCCAGAATATACTGTAGATTCGGTGGGAATGGGAACGCTACGCTTGTTGGAAGCGATTCGCGACTACCAGCACAGAACTGGAATTCAGGTGCGGTTCTACCAGGCAGGATCTTCAGAAATGTTTGGTTTCGTGCAGGAAGTGCCGCAAAAGGAAACTACACCATTTTATCCACGCAGTCCTTATGCCTGCGCTAAAGTTTACGCCCACTGGCAAACAATCAACTATCGCGAATCATATGGGCTATTTGCTTGTAACGGCATACTGTTTAACCACGAAAGCCCGCGACGAGGAGAAACTTTCGTCACTCGCAAGATTACACGCGCGATCGCTCGGATTGTCGCTGGCAAGCAAAAAGTCCTCTATTTGGGCAATCTTGATGCTAAAAGAGACTGGGGCTATGCCAAGGATTACGTCAGAGCCATGTGGATGATGTTACAGCATCCACACGCAAATGATTACGTCATTGCAACCGGTGAAACCCACTCGGTGAAGGAGTTCCTCGATCTCGCTTTTAGTTATGTCAATCTGGATTGGCAGCGTTACGTGGAATTTGACGATCGCTACCTCAGACCAGCGGAAGTAGACTTGTTGATCGGAGATGCTACCAAGGCGCAACAACAGTTGAGTTGGAAACCTTCAGTGACGTTTGAGCAACTCGTCGCCTTAATGGTAGAAGCCGATTTGAGAGCTATAGGTCAAACTTCACCTAACTGTAGTGATACGTATGCGATCGAGGATATTGCCACGATTCGGCATGAAATGATTTCTTCCCATAACTAAAGTAGTCATAAAATGACCTGTCGAAGTCATTATTTTTTGTATCTAATTGAGGTTGTTATCAACCAATGGTTACTCAATCGAGAGCGGTTTTAGTAACAGGCGCTGCCGGCTTCATTGGTCGATACGTCTCCCGTTACTTTTTAAGGCAAGGTTGGACTGTTATCGGTATCGATACTTCTTCTGTTAAACATGCTTCCCTACTCAACTTATCAGCCTATTACCAAATTCATCTGCCAGATATGGCATTAGGCGATTTGTTACAAAAACACTCTCCTCAAGTTTGCATTCATTGTGCTGGTAGCGCCTCCGTTAATTTATCTGTTACAGATCCAGCTAAAGACTTCTACGCTAATACAGGAGTGACATTTGAGCTACTTAATACTTTGCGTCTTAATGCTCCAGATTGTCGGTTTATCTTTTTATCGAGTGCAGCAGTTTATGGAAATCCGCAGTCACTTCCTGTGAGTGAATCTCATTCTCCTCTGCCAGTTTCACCATACGGATTTCATAAATGGCAGTGCGAACAATTGTGTTTAGAGTTTACTAATGTTTATGGTTTACCAACTGCTAGCGCTAGAATTTTTTCAGCTTATGGTCCTGGTTTACGACGACAGGTAGTCTGGGATATTTTTCAAAAAATTATTACGCAAAGGTCGCCAACATTACAAGGAACGGGTCGAGAAAGCCGTGATTTTATTCATGCTATCGATATCGCTGCGGCTTTATTTGTTATTGCAACTACTGGCTCTATGCAGGGTGAAGTTTATAATATTGGTAGCGGTCGTGAGGTGACTATTACAGAGTTAGTAAGTCTAGTCCTAGATACACTATGCTACGACTGTAATCCAGAATTTGATGGAGTTGTACCCATAGGTGTACCGCTTTATTGGAAAGCAGATACAACAAAATTAAGTGCTTTAGGATTCGATCCAACTGTAAGTTTAGAACAGGGCATTAGCTCTTTTGCAAACTGGTGTCGCGCGGAGTTAGTAGGGATATGACTTATATGTATACTATGATGCATAATAAGTGATATAAAAAAACTAATCTATCTAGAGGCTCTCTGTCTCTAAACCGAGACGGACATGAATATATTATTTGTTTGAGAGAACAAAATAATTAGTATAGATTGATGTACAAATAAATTAATACTAATGATGAAGTTTCAACAATTCGACTTACTAATACACCGATCTAGTCAAGCTCGATTAAAAATACATTTATTTTTACAAATTAACTTTTTTATTTTGTTATTGTTTGCTATTATTTAAAGTAAGTTAAAAAGGATAGTAACATTCAGGTAAGTCATAGTTGTTTGCGTCATGAATACCTGACTGGCTGACTTCTGTTGCAGTATGAGGTTGTCAAAAAGACACTCCGAGTACATTTTAGCTATCTTTAGATAAGATAGATTGGTCTTTAACAGAAACAATGAGGTTGTACGATCGCTATTTTTAGTATTTTTAGCTTCCGAAATCCGCGATCGCGATCGCCAATTCTTGCAACTATCATTTTCATGTCAGCAAACCAATCCAATCGGCGCAGCGAGACAAAATCTTCTTTTTCGCACTGCTTTCGACTTAACGATAATTCATTCTCTCTGCACCTCACTCCAACCACGTACTTGAAAGCATCTGTTAAAACATTTAACACTGAAGGAATTAGTGATGGCTGATACTAGTCTAGATAACGAGCGACTGTCCGTAGAGCATAGAGTAGAGAATAGAGCCAATGCAACCGATCTTCGGCAACTATTTACAGTTTTACTGCGTCGCCGCCTTTTGATCTTAAGTCTTTTCTGCATTCCTCTGTCCGCCTCAAGCTTTCTGGCACTGATGGCAAAGCCGACATATCAGAGTTCTATGCAGTTGCTAGTCAGCTCTAATCTTTACCAGGGACAAAACAGTAATGCACAAGGAGGAGTAGAGGAGAGTGATTTTACTGACTCAAATCTTAAAGTTGACTACACGGCGCAACTTAGCGTGATGACAAGTCCGAAGCTCGTAGAGAGGGCTGTGGAACTACTTCGTCCTGAGTACCCTAATATTACAGTAGAAGAGATCAACGGTAAACCAGCGAAAGTTAAACAATCACCGCTCAAAGTAACTCAAGTAGAAAGCGGAACAAAAACTTTGCAAACACTCAGTCAAGTTTTTGAAGTAACTTTTGTAGCAGGAGACCCTATTAAGAGTCAAAAGGTTCTTCAAGCACTACAAAATGTCTATCAAATTTATAATTTAGAACAGCAAAAATTACGCCTAACCAATGGACTTGCTTTTGTTAACGAACAATTGCCCAAAATCCGAAAAGATGTGTCACAGGCTGAGGCAAACCTAGAAAATTTCCGCAAGCAAAATAAACTACTCGATCCAGAAGTACAGGCAAAAAATTTGTTGGATGCACTTGCGGCTGTCGAGAGCGAGCGACGAACAATTCGCGCCCAGTTTCAGGATCAACAAGCTCGCTACAATAAGCTACAGCAGCAAATAAGTCGATCGCCACAGCAAGCACTGATTGCCTCTCGTCTCAGCCAATCTCCTCGTTATCAGTCATTGCTAGATGAAATTCAAGCACTAGATGTCACTTTAGAAAAGCTGCGGGTGC encodes the following:
- a CDS encoding NAD-dependent epimerase/dehydratase family protein — translated: MVTQSRAVLVTGAAGFIGRYVSRYFLRQGWTVIGIDTSSVKHASLLNLSAYYQIHLPDMALGDLLQKHSPQVCIHCAGSASVNLSVTDPAKDFYANTGVTFELLNTLRLNAPDCRFIFLSSAAVYGNPQSLPVSESHSPLPVSPYGFHKWQCEQLCLEFTNVYGLPTASARIFSAYGPGLRRQVVWDIFQKIITQRSPTLQGTGRESRDFIHAIDIAAALFVIATTGSMQGEVYNIGSGREVTITELVSLVLDTLCYDCNPEFDGVVPIGVPLYWKADTTKLSALGFDPTVSLEQGISSFANWCRAELVGI
- the gmd gene encoding GDP-mannose 4,6-dehydratase; protein product: MQQQKRALITGITGQDGSYLSEFLLEQGYEVHGIIRRTSTFNTDRIDHIYEDPHQKGAQLFLHYGDLTDGTTLRRILEEVQPIEIYNLGSQSHVRVSFDSPEYTVDSVGMGTLRLLEAIRDYQHRTGIQVRFYQAGSSEMFGFVQEVPQKETTPFYPRSPYACAKVYAHWQTINYRESYGLFACNGILFNHESPRRGETFVTRKITRAIARIVAGKQKVLYLGNLDAKRDWGYAKDYVRAMWMMLQHPHANDYVIATGETHSVKEFLDLAFSYVNLDWQRYVEFDDRYLRPAEVDLLIGDATKAQQQLSWKPSVTFEQLVALMVEADLRAIGQTSPNCSDTYAIEDIATIRHEMISSHN